The following are encoded together in the Pedobacter steynii genome:
- a CDS encoding ATP-dependent helicase — protein sequence MDYLAGLNPQQRAAVENTQGPAMIVAGAGSGKTRVITYRVAHLIEKGVDAFNILVLTFTNKASKDMRERISKVIGAEAKNIWMGTFHSVFAKILRVEAEKIGYPSNFTIYDTDDSKSLIRAILREMQLDDKLYNANFVYNRISSAKNNLVSHTEYLENAEIQAEDVSNKRPLIGVIYETYTKRCFKAGAMDFDDLLFKTNVLLKNHPDVLNKYQQKFKYLMVDEYQDTNFSQYTIVKKLAAAYQNICVVGDDAQSIYAFRGANIQNILNFERDYPDLKVYKLEQNYRSTQNIVEVANSIIANNKNQLEKNVFSDNESGDRIKVQRAFTDNEEGKIVAEAIVQERSSKGYNYNDFAILYRTNAQSRAMEEALRKLNVPYKIYGGLSFYQRKEIKDLIAYFRLTFNPADEEAIKRVINYPKRGLGDTTVEKILVAADQHDITMWQVICDPQQYIAGRIANQLNDFAVMIQSFAAEAKKLDAYETALYIAQHSGILKELHSDTTDEGRGRHENIQELLNGIKEFGEREDIEDRSLAVFMQDIALLTNDDKTEDKNKDTVSLMTIHSSKGLEFKNVFVVGLEENLFPSQMSLNSRTDLEEERRLFYVAVTRAEKKLTLTYATSRYRWGTLTNCEPSRFIDEINARYLEIEVAKPAKSTLNEDSFSSERRSWTQQRDTFSKPKPASSSTTSSTSTAPRPKTTSMLPKAHVPTPGFAPDAANLFQNGMEVEHEKFGFGKIVSLEGILPDVKATVFFQGLGNKQLLLKFAKLRIVK from the coding sequence TTGGATTATTTAGCAGGATTAAACCCCCAACAACGCGCAGCAGTAGAAAATACCCAGGGACCGGCAATGATTGTCGCAGGTGCCGGCTCCGGAAAAACACGTGTAATTACTTATAGAGTAGCTCACCTGATAGAAAAAGGGGTTGATGCCTTTAACATCCTGGTACTTACCTTTACCAACAAGGCCTCAAAAGATATGCGTGAGCGTATCTCGAAAGTGATTGGCGCTGAAGCCAAGAACATCTGGATGGGTACTTTTCACTCCGTATTTGCCAAGATCTTAAGGGTCGAAGCCGAAAAAATCGGTTACCCTTCTAACTTCACCATTTACGATACTGACGATAGTAAAAGCCTGATCAGGGCGATCCTGAGAGAGATGCAGCTGGACGACAAGCTTTATAATGCCAATTTTGTTTACAACAGGATTTCTTCTGCGAAAAACAATCTGGTTTCTCATACAGAATACCTAGAGAATGCCGAAATTCAGGCAGAGGATGTCAGCAATAAACGGCCGTTAATCGGGGTAATTTATGAAACTTACACCAAACGCTGCTTCAAAGCCGGAGCAATGGATTTTGACGATTTGCTGTTCAAAACAAATGTATTGTTAAAAAATCATCCTGATGTATTGAACAAATACCAGCAGAAATTCAAATACCTGATGGTAGATGAGTATCAGGATACCAACTTTTCACAATATACCATAGTAAAGAAACTGGCTGCTGCCTATCAGAATATCTGTGTAGTAGGTGATGATGCACAAAGTATTTACGCCTTCAGGGGGGCAAACATTCAGAACATCCTGAATTTCGAACGTGATTATCCGGACTTAAAAGTTTATAAATTAGAGCAGAACTACCGCTCTACCCAGAATATTGTAGAAGTTGCCAACAGCATTATCGCCAACAATAAAAATCAGTTGGAAAAGAATGTGTTCTCCGACAATGAGTCCGGCGACCGCATTAAGGTACAACGCGCTTTCACAGATAATGAAGAAGGTAAAATCGTAGCTGAAGCCATCGTTCAGGAACGCAGTTCCAAAGGATATAACTACAATGATTTTGCCATTTTGTATCGCACCAATGCCCAGTCAAGGGCAATGGAGGAAGCTTTAAGGAAGTTAAACGTACCTTACAAAATTTATGGGGGCCTCTCTTTCTATCAACGTAAAGAGATCAAGGATTTAATAGCTTATTTCCGGTTAACCTTCAATCCTGCAGATGAGGAAGCTATAAAAAGAGTAATTAATTACCCTAAAAGAGGGCTTGGAGATACTACAGTAGAAAAGATCCTGGTTGCTGCAGATCAACATGACATCACCATGTGGCAGGTAATCTGTGACCCTCAGCAGTATATCGCCGGGAGGATTGCCAATCAGCTGAATGATTTTGCTGTGATGATTCAGAGTTTTGCAGCTGAAGCAAAAAAACTAGATGCCTATGAAACGGCTTTATACATTGCCCAACATTCAGGAATTTTAAAAGAATTACATTCAGATACTACCGATGAAGGTCGGGGAAGACATGAAAATATACAGGAATTATTAAATGGTATCAAGGAATTCGGTGAACGTGAAGACATCGAAGACCGGAGTCTTGCGGTATTCATGCAGGACATCGCCTTGCTGACCAATGATGATAAGACCGAAGACAAAAATAAAGACACCGTTTCCTTAATGACGATTCACTCTTCTAAAGGACTGGAATTCAAGAACGTATTTGTTGTAGGCCTGGAAGAAAACCTCTTCCCTTCACAAATGTCGCTGAACTCCAGAACGGACCTGGAAGAAGAGCGCAGACTGTTTTATGTGGCCGTAACGCGTGCAGAAAAGAAACTGACGCTTACTTATGCAACTTCCAGATACAGATGGGGTACACTCACGAATTGCGAACCGAGTCGTTTTATCGATGAGATCAATGCCCGTTACCTGGAAATTGAAGTGGCGAAACCTGCTAAAAGCACCTTAAACGAAGACAGTTTCTCTTCAGAAAGAAGAAGCTGGACACAACAAAGAGATACTTTCAGTAAGCCGAAACCGGCATCATCATCCACCACCAGCAGTACTTCTACAGCACCGAGACCAAAAACAACGTCCATGCTGCCAAAAGCGCATGTTCCTACACCGGGCTTTGCTCCTGATGCAGCAAATTTATTCCAGAATGGAATGGAAGTAGAGCATGAAAAATTTGGATTTGGTAAAATTGTGAGCCTGGAGGGTATACTTCCGGATGTAAAAGCAACGGTATTTTTTCAGGGTCTGGGTAATAAGCAGTTATTATTAAAATTTGCTAAATTGCGAATTGTTAAATAA
- a CDS encoding thioredoxin domain-containing protein encodes MNMEPNNLIKASSPYLLQHAHNPVNWYEWGQEALEKAKRENKLILVSIGYSACHWCHVMERESFENHEVAEVMNRHFICIKVDREERPDIDQIYMLAIQLMTGSGGWPLNCLCLPDQRPIYGGTYFKKEDWINILENVAELWQNEPDKAKQYADRLTDGIRNAERIIPNVKREEYALEHLSEIITPWKQYFDWSEGGYNRAPKFPMPNNWQFMLRYSLLTGDEETRTSALLTLEKMALGGIYDQIGGGFARYSVDGNWHVPHFEKMLYDNGQLISLYAEAYQYSRMPLFKEVVEESIGWLDREMTSEEGLFYSALDADSEGVEGKFYVWDETEFEKITGEHHALMTAYYQLSEEGNWEEEQTNILLRQQTDEKFAAEKELSLDELKQQLKSVKAKLLAQRNQRVRPGLDDKCLTAWNAMAIKGLAESSGIFDDTAYYLMAKRAADFILSGLRTPDGGLYRNFKNGKATISGFLDDYAFFIEALIALYQADFDERWLIEAKALTEQVFRDFADPESPMFFYTPSGGETLIARKHEIMDNVIPASNSVMAQNLHTLGLLFDEERYINQAAAMLAAVQPQIKTYGSAYSNWAIQLLNEVFGLNEIAITGKSTAALKKEINDHYIPNKIILSGTNSTLPLLKDKESIETKIYICRNKVCQLPVATVDEALKLITKITS; translated from the coding sequence ATGAATATGGAACCTAACAACCTGATTAAGGCCTCTTCTCCTTATCTGCTACAACACGCTCATAATCCTGTAAACTGGTATGAATGGGGGCAGGAAGCCCTGGAAAAAGCAAAACGGGAAAACAAGCTGATTTTGGTGAGTATCGGGTATTCTGCCTGTCATTGGTGTCATGTTATGGAGCGGGAAAGTTTTGAAAACCATGAAGTCGCTGAAGTGATGAACAGACATTTTATCTGTATTAAAGTGGATAGGGAAGAACGTCCGGATATTGATCAGATCTATATGCTGGCGATTCAATTAATGACTGGAAGTGGGGGCTGGCCACTCAATTGTTTGTGTTTACCGGACCAGCGCCCCATATATGGAGGGACTTATTTCAAAAAGGAAGACTGGATAAATATTCTGGAAAATGTTGCTGAACTCTGGCAAAATGAGCCAGATAAAGCAAAACAATATGCGGATCGTTTAACCGACGGCATCAGGAATGCAGAGCGAATTATTCCAAATGTAAAACGGGAAGAATATGCCCTTGAGCATCTCTCTGAGATTATTACGCCCTGGAAGCAGTATTTTGACTGGTCTGAAGGTGGCTATAACCGGGCACCAAAATTTCCTATGCCCAATAACTGGCAGTTTATGCTTCGCTATAGTTTGCTGACAGGAGACGAGGAAACCCGTACTTCTGCACTTTTAACTCTGGAAAAGATGGCCTTGGGAGGGATTTACGATCAGATAGGGGGAGGTTTTGCACGTTATTCCGTAGACGGAAACTGGCATGTGCCGCATTTCGAGAAGATGTTGTACGACAATGGACAACTGATCAGCTTGTATGCAGAGGCGTATCAATATAGTCGTATGCCCTTATTTAAAGAAGTTGTTGAGGAAAGTATTGGCTGGCTGGACCGGGAGATGACTTCGGAGGAGGGCTTATTTTATTCTGCATTGGATGCCGATAGCGAAGGAGTGGAGGGGAAATTTTATGTATGGGACGAAACTGAATTTGAAAAAATCACTGGAGAACACCATGCCTTGATGACTGCTTATTATCAGCTTTCTGAAGAAGGAAACTGGGAGGAGGAGCAAACGAATATCTTGTTGAGACAACAGACCGATGAAAAATTTGCTGCAGAAAAAGAACTTAGTCTGGATGAATTGAAGCAACAGCTCAAATCTGTTAAAGCAAAACTTCTGGCGCAAAGAAACCAGCGGGTGCGACCAGGTTTGGATGATAAATGCCTCACTGCCTGGAATGCCATGGCGATTAAAGGGCTGGCAGAAAGTTCAGGAATCTTTGACGATACCGCGTATTACCTGATGGCAAAAAGAGCTGCCGATTTTATCCTCAGCGGATTAAGAACTCCTGATGGTGGCTTGTATCGGAATTTTAAAAATGGAAAAGCAACAATTTCAGGCTTTCTTGATGATTATGCGTTTTTCATTGAAGCCCTGATTGCTTTGTATCAGGCTGATTTTGATGAAAGATGGTTAATTGAAGCTAAAGCGCTCACAGAACAGGTGTTTCGGGATTTTGCTGATCCGGAAAGTCCGATGTTTTTCTACACGCCATCGGGAGGAGAAACATTGATTGCCCGTAAACATGAAATCATGGACAATGTTATTCCTGCCTCGAATTCTGTTATGGCACAAAACCTACATACTTTAGGATTGCTTTTTGACGAAGAACGGTATATCAATCAGGCTGCTGCAATGCTTGCTGCGGTGCAGCCACAGATTAAAACGTATGGTTCAGCTTACTCAAACTGGGCTATTCAGCTGTTGAACGAAGTCTTCGGCCTGAATGAGATTGCTATTACCGGAAAAAGTACAGCAGCGTTGAAAAAGGAAATTAATGACCATTATATTCCCAATAAAATTATCCTGTCAGGAACAAATTCAACACTTCCTTTGTTAAAAGATAAGGAAAGCATTGAAACAAAAATCTATATTTGCCGAAATAAAGTATGCCAGTTGCCAGTAGCTACTGTTGATGAAGCATTAAAATTGATAACTAAAATAACATCATAA
- a CDS encoding pentapeptide repeat-containing protein: MAKVVHLQKTFDKIDYSAQKLSDREFQDCIFKNCDFSNSILSGNEFTDCTFDTCNLSMVKLDKTKLNEVHFIGCKLMGVDFSNINAFILSMSFKNCMLHFANFSRLKLKKTEFEECSIKEANFSETDLKGSAFHRCDLERTVFERSNLESVDFRTAYNFNIDPESNLMKKARFSSSGLEGLLIRHQLLID, translated from the coding sequence ATGGCTAAAGTAGTCCACTTGCAAAAAACCTTTGATAAAATAGATTATTCAGCACAAAAACTGAGCGACAGAGAGTTTCAGGATTGTATTTTTAAAAACTGTGATTTCTCCAACAGCATTCTGTCTGGCAATGAGTTTACGGATTGCACCTTTGACACCTGTAATTTAAGCATGGTTAAGCTTGATAAAACCAAACTCAATGAAGTACATTTCATCGGTTGCAAACTAATGGGCGTAGACTTCAGCAATATCAACGCCTTCATTCTGTCAATGAGCTTTAAAAACTGCATGTTACATTTCGCCAATTTTTCCAGGCTAAAATTAAAGAAAACCGAATTTGAAGAATGCAGCATTAAGGAAGCCAACTTTTCAGAAACTGATCTTAAAGGTTCCGCCTTTCACCGCTGTGACCTGGAAAGAACTGTTTTTGAACGAAGTAACCTCGAATCCGTAGATTTCAGAACAGCCTATAATTTTAACATCGACCCGGAAAGCAACCTCATGAAAAAAGCAAGGTTCTCCAGCTCCGGATTGGAGGGCTTACTGATCAGACATCAGCTGCTTATAGATTAA
- a CDS encoding PH domain-containing protein: MGTDFSEPKRQSAAGVAVMFANHLQRSIRVLIFPIILLLVRSQGMNHWYLIAGFLFFVFLIGIYSYLSYLRFTFFLDEEKQEFVIQKGILNREHLSIRLDKIQQVNINQSLVQRVIGVYSLDIDTAGSDKKEASIKAIDHPTATLLRERLLNREIAGTTTDQPAPEPGAKSAPLLKLSTPTLFKVGLTSNYGASIALLTGFIFAIMEALKNYTEAFQLEENPIRELSAKGLNLISVCVLIFLALLIVLGTNIVRNFIKYFDFEVIRKGTVLAITSGLFEKKHTLLKPTRVQISSYSQNYFQKKLNLLNMKFKQASFGSADEDDEDNKKHDIEIPGCDETERDEVLQMIFDKIPQKEAVFIPNYRFLFLTIMLRVVFPVALFLLFSGVLSYLRPYFWWIIPYVILVVILLYFEFRHHRLYLSEGFIIKKSGIWDIEHQILEPHKIQSITTRQYFWHKKAGIGHLILHTAAGTIHFKYGNYADIQLMVNYCLYNIESGKKDWM, translated from the coding sequence ATGGGGACCGATTTTTCTGAACCTAAAAGACAGTCTGCCGCAGGTGTGGCGGTTATGTTTGCCAATCATCTTCAGCGCAGCATCAGGGTGCTGATCTTTCCAATCATCCTCCTTCTTGTACGCAGTCAGGGAATGAACCATTGGTACCTGATTGCCGGTTTTCTTTTTTTCGTATTCCTTATCGGTATCTATTCCTATCTCAGCTACCTCAGGTTCACCTTTTTTCTTGATGAAGAAAAACAGGAATTTGTAATCCAAAAGGGAATATTGAACAGAGAACACCTCAGCATCAGACTGGATAAAATCCAACAGGTAAACATCAATCAATCGTTGGTTCAAAGGGTCATTGGCGTTTACAGCCTTGATATTGATACTGCAGGGAGCGATAAGAAAGAAGCGAGCATCAAAGCTATCGATCACCCAACGGCAACCCTGTTAAGAGAAAGGCTTTTGAACAGGGAAATTGCCGGCACCACAACAGATCAGCCCGCACCGGAACCTGGCGCAAAATCTGCCCCTTTACTAAAATTAAGTACACCAACACTATTTAAAGTGGGTTTAACTTCCAATTACGGTGCTAGTATTGCCCTGCTCACCGGTTTTATTTTCGCCATCATGGAGGCGCTCAAAAACTATACAGAGGCCTTTCAACTGGAAGAAAACCCCATCCGGGAGCTCTCTGCCAAAGGATTAAACCTGATTTCGGTCTGTGTGCTCATTTTCCTTGCATTATTGATTGTTCTGGGAACGAATATCGTCCGCAACTTTATTAAATATTTCGACTTTGAAGTCATTAGAAAGGGAACAGTACTGGCCATTACTTCGGGACTTTTTGAAAAGAAACATACCTTACTAAAACCGACAAGGGTACAGATCAGCAGTTATAGTCAGAATTATTTTCAAAAAAAACTGAATCTGCTGAATATGAAGTTCAAGCAGGCTTCCTTTGGTTCTGCAGACGAGGATGATGAAGACAACAAGAAGCATGACATTGAAATTCCCGGATGTGATGAAACCGAGCGGGATGAAGTGCTACAAATGATTTTTGACAAGATCCCTCAAAAAGAGGCTGTTTTTATTCCTAATTACCGTTTCCTCTTTCTCACGATCATGTTACGGGTAGTTTTTCCGGTAGCACTCTTTCTACTGTTCAGCGGGGTCCTATCCTATCTCCGCCCTTATTTTTGGTGGATTATCCCCTATGTTATTTTGGTAGTTATCCTGCTTTATTTTGAGTTTCGCCATCATCGTTTATACCTTTCTGAAGGATTTATCATCAAGAAAAGTGGCATCTGGGATATCGAACACCAAATCCTGGAGCCACATAAAATCCAAAGTATCACGACCAGGCAGTACTTCTGGCATAAAAAGGCCGGTATCGGGCATCTGATCCTCCATACCGCTGCGGGTACCATTCATTTTAAATACGGTAACTATGCCGATATCCAGCTTATGGTGAACTATTGCTTGTATAATATAGAATCGGGGAAAAAAGATTGGATGTAA
- a CDS encoding PH domain-containing protein, with amino-acid sequence MQDFTNETLDIDALPKYEQVTLNVLSRKYWKVVLLNTSIFLLILAAGIALLLFFAEELRPYIYIFIGTYLLFGILLILLYQARIKRTGYAIREKDLIYKSGIISISTSIIPFTRIQHITLNEGIFSRMFQLGSLHVFTAGGASGSITIPGLDIGLARTVKEELTRQLGKTD; translated from the coding sequence ATGCAGGATTTTACCAATGAAACATTAGACATAGACGCACTTCCAAAGTACGAGCAAGTGACCTTAAACGTCCTGAGCAGGAAATATTGGAAAGTAGTGTTATTAAATACAAGTATTTTTCTGCTCATCCTGGCAGCCGGAATAGCCCTTTTGTTGTTTTTTGCGGAAGAACTCAGACCTTATATCTATATATTTATTGGAACCTATCTGTTATTCGGCATCCTCCTGATCCTGCTTTATCAGGCCAGAATTAAAAGAACGGGTTATGCCATCAGAGAAAAGGACCTGATTTATAAAAGTGGAATCATTTCTATATCTACCTCCATTATTCCCTTTACAAGAATACAACACATCACCTTAAATGAGGGGATTTTTTCCAGGATGTTTCAATTGGGCTCTTTACATGTGTTTACTGCCGGTGGAGCTTCCGGAAGCATCACTATTCCAGGACTGGACATCGGGCTGGCCAGGACCGTTAAAGAAGAACTGACCAGGCAGCTGGGCAAAACTGATTAA
- a CDS encoding glycoside hydrolase family 25 protein: MPLVPPKPPTPRKTTRTAKPAVPGRKPATKRKVTKKKKPMAIEWKFAIVGLFLILLSPFYYGYVIKGFTSTWRWMKDWGQDPNYRTYNSFDIRIPKKYSVHGIDVSYYQGKIDWKKVKAMKEDEVQVKFAFIKATEGILSVDPYFQRNWREAAKAGVICGAYHFFRPQKSGEWQAKFFLQTVKFEEGDLPPVVDIEQLNGVAPASMRKELQEFISYVEKRTKVKPIIYSGLTFYKDYLKGHFDEYPLWIAHYHQAKLKVGSDTNWSFWQHSDKARITGINHVVDFNAFNGDSTAFERLRIPKILSY; the protein is encoded by the coding sequence ATGCCATTAGTCCCCCCTAAACCTCCGACACCCAGGAAAACAACCAGAACTGCGAAGCCTGCTGTTCCCGGCAGAAAACCTGCGACAAAAAGAAAGGTGACGAAGAAAAAAAAGCCAATGGCAATAGAATGGAAGTTTGCTATTGTGGGGCTTTTTCTCATCCTCCTTTCTCCTTTTTATTATGGCTACGTGATCAAGGGTTTTACTTCTACCTGGCGTTGGATGAAAGATTGGGGACAGGATCCCAACTACAGAACCTATAATAGCTTTGACATCCGGATTCCTAAAAAGTACAGCGTTCATGGAATAGATGTCTCTTATTACCAGGGGAAAATTGACTGGAAGAAGGTGAAAGCAATGAAAGAGGATGAGGTACAGGTGAAATTTGCCTTTATTAAAGCTACCGAAGGAATACTCAGTGTAGACCCGTATTTCCAGCGTAACTGGCGTGAAGCGGCTAAAGCAGGGGTTATCTGTGGAGCCTATCATTTTTTCAGGCCCCAGAAATCGGGAGAGTGGCAGGCGAAGTTTTTTCTTCAAACGGTGAAGTTTGAAGAGGGGGATTTACCTCCGGTAGTAGATATTGAGCAGTTGAATGGGGTTGCACCTGCCAGCATGCGTAAAGAGCTCCAGGAATTTATCAGCTATGTGGAAAAGAGAACAAAGGTAAAACCGATTATTTATTCCGGTCTTACCTTTTATAAAGATTACCTGAAAGGGCATTTTGACGAATATCCTTTATGGATTGCACATTACCATCAGGCAAAACTTAAAGTAGGAAGTGATACCAATTGGTCGTTCTGGCAACATTCTGATAAAGCCCGTATAACCGGAATCAATCATGTGGTCGATTTTAATGCTTTTAATGGGGATAGCACTGCTTTTGAGCGGCTAAGGATCCCGAAAATTCTCAGCTATTAA
- a CDS encoding mandelate racemase/muconate lactonizing enzyme family protein, whose protein sequence is MKITHTEIYRFSIPMEPFVIATGTMHFAQNVLIRIHTDAGIHGVGECSAFPMIVGETQETCLAMAKDFAQILIGKDPLDIPERMNDLLGYAAHNSTIKSAFDMALFDIAAKHADLPLYRFLGGQKRTIETDMTIGIDSPENMALSALRYQKQGCRILKIKLGKKVTEDIDRVAKIRQAVGQDMIIRLDANQGWNFDDALYALGALAQFNIEFCEQPMRTWFDDRLPELKANSPIKIMADESCYHHHDARKLINSQSCEYLNIKFSKSGGILEAQKIHEIALQTGTKCMIGSMLESRIALTANLHFALSSPNVVFFDLDTCLLGHLADPVIGGLTYNGYFLDVPETSGIGADATPAFLKNCEQWII, encoded by the coding sequence ATGAAGATCACCCATACCGAAATCTACCGCTTCAGCATCCCTATGGAGCCTTTTGTGATCGCCACTGGCACCATGCATTTTGCACAGAATGTACTGATCAGAATTCATACTGACGCAGGAATTCATGGCGTCGGGGAATGTTCTGCATTCCCGATGATTGTGGGAGAAACACAGGAAACATGCCTGGCTATGGCCAAAGATTTCGCACAGATCCTCATCGGCAAAGATCCTCTTGATATTCCTGAGCGCATGAATGACCTGCTGGGCTACGCAGCACACAACAGTACCATCAAAAGTGCTTTTGACATGGCTTTATTTGATATTGCAGCCAAACATGCTGACCTTCCTTTATATCGCTTTCTCGGTGGTCAGAAAAGAACCATTGAAACCGACATGACCATCGGCATCGACAGTCCTGAAAACATGGCTCTTTCAGCCTTAAGATATCAAAAACAAGGTTGTCGCATCCTGAAGATCAAACTTGGAAAAAAGGTGACGGAGGATATTGACCGGGTTGCAAAAATCCGTCAGGCAGTTGGTCAGGATATGATCATCCGTCTGGATGCCAATCAAGGCTGGAATTTTGATGACGCGTTATATGCGCTAGGCGCATTGGCTCAATTTAATATTGAATTCTGTGAACAGCCAATGCGGACCTGGTTTGACGACAGGCTTCCGGAATTGAAGGCCAACTCTCCGATCAAAATTATGGCCGATGAAAGCTGTTACCACCATCATGATGCCCGTAAACTCATCAACAGCCAGTCGTGCGAATACCTGAATATTAAATTTTCAAAATCCGGAGGTATTCTTGAAGCTCAGAAAATTCATGAAATTGCCCTGCAGACAGGTACAAAATGCATGATCGGCAGTATGCTGGAGAGTAGGATCGCATTAACCGCCAACCTTCATTTCGCTTTATCCAGTCCGAATGTGGTATTCTTTGACCTGGATACCTGTTTACTTGGACATCTGGCAGATCCGGTAATTGGCGGACTAACCTATAACGGATATTTCCTGGATGTTCCTGAAACTTCCGGAATAGGTGCTGACGCTACTCCTGCTTTTTTGAAAAATTGCGAACAGTGGATCATTTAA
- a CDS encoding MarR family winged helix-turn-helix transcriptional regulator — translation MKDHHKQAVIFKQLYILKKLTDDWGDKNICNLQQPHFNMAFMPFFMAVGLEGKSSSSIAANLKVSRQAAGKIMKELEQTGLIKVEKNATDARSNLLELTEAGRSFYLQVTEQSELLTKKYVKLIGKKQLEMMTDTMEKMIHFHEQLNHCHNMGGTHG, via the coding sequence ATGAAAGACCACCACAAACAAGCTGTTATCTTTAAACAGCTATACATTCTCAAAAAGCTCACTGACGACTGGGGTGATAAAAATATATGCAATCTCCAACAGCCGCATTTCAACATGGCATTTATGCCTTTTTTTATGGCTGTAGGTCTGGAAGGGAAGTCCAGTAGCTCCATTGCTGCAAATCTGAAAGTGAGTCGGCAGGCAGCTGGAAAGATTATGAAAGAACTGGAACAAACGGGCTTGATTAAAGTAGAAAAAAATGCCACAGATGCCCGTTCAAATCTGCTTGAACTAACGGAGGCAGGAAGATCATTTTATCTTCAGGTTACCGAGCAATCGGAATTGCTCACCAAAAAATATGTAAAACTAATTGGAAAGAAGCAATTGGAGATGATGACAGATACGATGGAAAAAATGATCCATTTTCATGAACAATTAAACCATTGCCATAACATGGGAGGAACACATGGCTAA
- a CDS encoding dipeptidase, which yields MQEIKKYVEENKQRFLDELFELLRFPSVSADPKYKGDVLKTADFVAQKLKDAGADKVEICETAGYPIVYGEKIIDEKLPTVLIYGHYDVQPADPLELWKTPPFEPTVRDGKIYARGACDDKGQFYMHVKAFELMMKTNTLSCNVKFMIEGEEEVGSANLGLFVEANTERLKADVVLISDTSMISMENPSIETGLRGLAYMEVEVVGPNRDLHSGVYGGAVANPATILCKMIASLHDENNHITIPAFYDKVVELSDEERKALNSAPFDLTEYKEDLDINAEWGEKGFSTLERTGTRPTLEVNGIWSGYIGEGAKTVLPSKANAKISMRLVPNQTSEEISEIFTKHFESIAPDYVKVKVTAHHGGEPVVTPTDSVAYRAAEQAILDSFGKKPIPTRGGGSIPIVALFESALGIKSVLFGFGLDSDALHSPNEKYDIFNYYKGIETLPLFHKYFAELSK from the coding sequence ATGCAAGAGATCAAAAAATATGTAGAAGAAAACAAACAACGTTTTTTAGATGAGTTGTTTGAACTATTACGCTTCCCATCGGTAAGTGCAGACCCTAAATATAAAGGAGATGTCCTTAAAACAGCCGATTTTGTTGCCCAGAAACTGAAGGACGCAGGTGCCGATAAAGTAGAGATTTGTGAAACCGCCGGTTATCCGATTGTATATGGTGAAAAGATCATTGATGAAAAGTTACCTACGGTTTTAATTTACGGACATTATGATGTGCAGCCCGCGGATCCGCTGGAGCTTTGGAAAACCCCTCCATTTGAGCCTACAGTACGTGATGGTAAAATCTATGCCCGTGGAGCCTGTGATGATAAAGGTCAGTTTTACATGCATGTAAAAGCTTTTGAGCTGATGATGAAAACCAATACCCTTTCTTGTAACGTTAAGTTTATGATTGAGGGAGAGGAAGAAGTTGGTTCGGCAAACCTTGGCCTGTTTGTGGAAGCAAATACCGAGCGTTTGAAAGCAGATGTGGTATTGATTTCTGATACTTCTATGATCAGTATGGAAAATCCTTCCATTGAAACCGGATTACGTGGTCTTGCCTATATGGAAGTGGAAGTGGTGGGCCCGAACCGCGATTTACACTCGGGTGTATACGGTGGTGCGGTGGCAAATCCTGCAACGATCTTATGTAAAATGATTGCTTCGCTACACGATGAAAACAACCACATTACCATTCCTGCCTTTTATGATAAAGTAGTGGAGTTGTCTGATGAGGAAAGAAAAGCATTAAACTCAGCGCCATTTGACCTGACTGAATATAAAGAAGACCTGGATATCAATGCAGAGTGGGGAGAGAAAGGATTCTCTACTTTGGAGCGTACCGGAACCAGGCCTACTTTGGAGGTAAATGGCATCTGGAGTGGTTATATCGGTGAAGGAGCTAAAACTGTATTGCCTTCAAAAGCAAATGCTAAAATCTCTATGCGCCTGGTACCTAATCAGACTTCTGAGGAGATCTCTGAAATTTTCACTAAACACTTTGAAAGCATTGCCCCTGACTATGTAAAGGTAAAGGTTACCGCGCATCATGGTGGTGAGCCGGTAGTTACGCCAACTGATAGTGTTGCTTATCGTGCTGCAGAACAAGCTATTCTGGACTCATTTGGCAAAAAGCCTATCCCTACAAGAGGGGGTGGAAGTATTCCGATTGTTGCCTTGTTTGAAAGCGCTTTAGGTATTAAGTCGGTATTATTTGGCTTTGGTTTGGATAGCGATGCACTACATTCGCCAAATGAGAAATACGATATCTTCAATTACTATAAAGGGATTGAAACTTTACCTTTATTTCATAAATATTTTGCGGAATTAAGTAAGTAA